In Thermodesulfobacteriota bacterium, a single window of DNA contains:
- a CDS encoding PAS domain S-box protein, whose amino-acid sequence MTKKPMHEESEKKLDRVETEIRKLSFPVEQSIDGIAISDLELKLTYVNDAFARMHGYSPEQMIGMNAVNLFGEGQADEHKVATNQIKTQGLWKGEIKHVRKGGTAFLTYMSVILLKDAAEKPIGILGVARDITKQKQAEDAMRVKDNAIASSINAISFFSIDGHITYANDSFVKMWGYDDEKEVLGKLNSELWITKDETQETLEALISKGSWIGELKGKRKDGLLFDVLLSASLVRDKVGKAIYLMGSFLDISEKKRAEQILRQREADLQLKTNELEFKTKSLEEMNTALKVLLRRREEDRTEIEEKILVNVKELVAPFLEKLKSTKLHPRQLAYINILELNLKDIISPFSRKLSSTYLSLTPTEIQIANLVKQGRTAKEIAELLNVSPGTIETHRKNIRVKLGIKNKKANLRSYLLSLS is encoded by the coding sequence ATGACCAAAAAACCAATGCATGAGGAGTCAGAAAAGAAATTAGACAGAGTTGAAACAGAAATAAGAAAACTGAGTTTTCCTGTTGAGCAATCCATAGATGGCATAGCCATAAGTGACTTAGAACTAAAACTGACATATGTGAACGATGCCTTCGCCAGAATGCATGGTTATTCCCCTGAGCAGATGATTGGGATGAACGCAGTGAATCTGTTTGGAGAGGGACAGGCAGATGAGCATAAAGTCGCTACGAATCAAATAAAAACACAGGGCTTATGGAAGGGTGAGATAAAACATGTGAGAAAAGGTGGAACCGCTTTTCTCACATATATGTCTGTGATTTTATTGAAAGACGCTGCGGAAAAGCCCATAGGAATTCTGGGAGTTGCAAGGGATATCACCAAGCAAAAGCAGGCAGAAGATGCAATGAGAGTAAAGGATAATGCCATAGCATCGTCCATTAACGCGATTTCTTTTTTTAGCATTGATGGACATATTACGTACGCAAATGATTCATTCGTAAAAATGTGGGGTTATGATGATGAAAAAGAGGTTTTAGGAAAGCTTAATTCAGAACTGTGGATAACGAAAGACGAGACTCAAGAAACACTAGAAGCTCTGATTTCCAAAGGGAGCTGGATAGGAGAGCTTAAAGGCAAAAGAAAAGACGGTTTACTGTTCGATGTTCTGCTTTCGGCAAGCTTGGTTCGAGATAAGGTGGGTAAAGCGATATATTTGATGGGTTCATTTTTGGACATTAGCGAAAAAAAGAGGGCAGAGCAGATTCTAAGACAAAGAGAAGCAGATTTACAGCTTAAGACCAACGAGTTAGAGTTTAAGACTAAGAGTCTTGAGGAAATGAATACTGCTTTAAAAGTTTTGCTGAGAAGAAGAGAGGAAGACAGGACAGAGATTGAAGAAAAGATATTGGTCAATGTGAAAGAGCTGGTAGCCCCATTTTTGGAGAAGTTAAAGAGTACAAAGTTGCATCCCAGGCAACTGGCATACATAAACATCCTTGAATTAAATCTTAAAGATATTATTTCGCCATTTTCCCGCAAGTTATCATCCACATATTTAAGTCTTACTCCGACAGAGATTCAAATAGCAAATCTTGTAAAACAGGGAAGGACTGCTAAAGAAATAGCAGAATTGCTGAATGTGTCTCCAGGAACAATCGAGACTCACAGAAAAAATATAAGGGTGAAGCTTGGAATAAAAAACAAAAAAGCAAACCTTAGATCCTACCTGTTGTCTCTATCGTAA
- a CDS encoding ABC transporter substrate-binding protein, with protein MKKISIILIAPLLLLWYTSVLGETRGVTKDTIIMGHLNADTGPIAKDSQSVSEGIRNYVHYINEQGGIHGRKIKIISEDTGYSIPRAMAAFKKLLYKDKVFTFFGPTSTGEATVLQSQIQKEKLCTVAISGAEQMFNPFKRYTFHLATSYENQVKILFDYIFTDMKAEKPNVAVVYPDVEFGKSGAREARKQAKIFGVELHEEILDLSALDATSQILSMKRYKPDFVIVHHVIAPASLLLRAAKKFGFKTNFLGTSLDTQRDVVVLSGNATRGFVGATLFRPWYEDTPAVKKMRDITLKLRPGTEKPLRSEHYTFGWVNAMLFTEGMKRAGVDLNNDSLVNAMETVKDFDAWGLSGPITWGPDDREGSESCILYKADVDNGMLVAISNWKKPLPRPR; from the coding sequence ATGAAAAAGATTAGTATTATCTTAATAGCACCACTTTTGTTGCTTTGGTACACCTCGGTTTTGGGTGAAACCAGGGGGGTGACGAAGGACACAATCATAATGGGCCATTTAAACGCCGATACAGGTCCCATTGCAAAAGATTCCCAATCTGTTTCGGAGGGAATCCGAAATTATGTTCACTATATAAATGAACAGGGGGGCATCCACGGTCGGAAAATAAAAATTATCTCTGAGGATACTGGTTACTCAATACCCAGGGCAATGGCAGCTTTTAAAAAATTGCTTTATAAAGACAAAGTATTTACCTTTTTTGGACCTACGTCTACGGGTGAAGCTACAGTTTTACAGTCTCAAATTCAAAAGGAAAAGCTTTGCACTGTCGCGATAAGCGGCGCTGAGCAAATGTTTAACCCTTTCAAGCGATATACCTTCCATCTTGCAACATCCTACGAAAATCAGGTTAAGATATTGTTTGATTATATATTTACGGATATGAAAGCTGAAAAACCGAATGTAGCAGTTGTGTATCCTGATGTCGAATTTGGCAAATCAGGGGCAAGAGAGGCGCGGAAACAGGCAAAGATATTTGGCGTTGAGCTTCATGAAGAGATACTGGATCTCAGTGCATTGGACGCCACATCCCAGATTCTCTCTATGAAAAGGTACAAGCCCGATTTCGTTATAGTCCATCATGTTATTGCGCCTGCTTCTCTTTTATTAAGAGCAGCCAAGAAGTTTGGATTTAAGACCAATTTTTTAGGGACATCTTTAGATACACAAAGGGACGTTGTTGTTTTGAGCGGAAACGCAACCAGAGGGTTTGTTGGAGCAACTCTGTTCCGGCCATGGTACGAAGATACACCAGCGGTTAAAAAGATGAGGGATATAACCTTAAAACTGCGACCTGGCACAGAAAAACCTTTGCGTAGTGAGCACTATACCTTTGGGTGGGTCAACGCAATGCTTTTTACAGAAGGTATGAAAAGAGCAGGAGTAGACTTGAATAACGATAGCTTGGTGAATGCCATGGAGACTGTAAAGGATTTCGACGCATGGGGGCTCTCTGGGCCGATTACCTGGGGTCCTGATGACCGGGAGGGATCAGAGAGTTGTATACTTTACAAAGCTGATGTTGATAATGGCATGCTGGTTGCCAT